GTCCAGTCATCCGTGCGGCGGCGGTTTTCCTTCGCCCGGCCATGGATGAAGATGTCGCCGCCCGGCTTCATGCCAAGCGCCTTGGCGGTCTCGATATCGGCCTCGTTCGGGTAGGAGATCCCGACCGAGAGGTGATACTGGCTGTCGGGATTACGGCGGTCGATATGATAGCGCCCCTCCGGCGTCTTGCCGTCTCCCTCGACCTGTTTCGGTCCCGCGGGCGCATATCCCAGCGAAATCGGATAGGCCTTGAGCACCTGATCGTGATGCAGCAGGTACATCATCCGCTGGCCCTTCATCACCACGACACGGGTGACCTCGGGGCCGCGATAGGTCTTGAATTTCGAACCGCAGCCCGCAAGGGCCGCCATGGCGGTCAGCGTCAGAAACGCGCGTCGGTCGATCATGTGGCTCTGCTCGCGCCCTTGGTGTTTTGCCATAGTCTAGCCGATACGGCCCTCGGCAGAAAGCGGGTTCAGCGCGAGAACTGCGCCACCAGCTCGACATGGCCCGACCAGCGGAACTGGTCGACCGGCTGCACCCAGTCGATCCGGAACCCGCCGGAACAGAGCCGTTTCGCGTCGCGGGCGAAGGTCACCGGATTGCACGAAACCATCGCCACCCGGGCCAGGTCCGACCGGGCGATCTCGGCGCATTGCGCCTCGGCCCCGGCGCGCGGCGGATCGATCGCCACCGCCTCGAACCGGGCCAGTTCCGAGGCCAGCAGCGGGCGGCGGAAGAGGTCGCGGGCCTCGGTCGTCACCCGTTTCAGCCCCGGCGTGCCGCGCCAGCCACGGTCGAGCGCGGCCAGCATCGGCGCCGATCCCTCGACCGCATGAACCTCGGCGGTCGCGGCCAGCGGCAGGGTGAAGGTTCCGCAGCCCGCGAACAGATCGGCCACCGACCGCACCCCGCCCAGCGCCGTGCCGACCGCGTCGGTCAGCGCCGCCTGCCCGGCCTCGGTCGCCTGCAGGAAGGCGCCCGCGGGCGGCACCACATGGGCGCGCCCCATTGCCTGCCGCGGCGGGCGCCGCTCGGCCAGCTGCTCGCCATTCCAGCTCAGCCGTGCCAGATCGTGGGTCTCGGCCAGCGCCGCCAGATCCATCCGCAGCCCGGTATCGAGCGGCCTGGCCTCCTCGACCGCCATGTCGACCCCGTCCTCCGACCGGGTCAGTGCGATGCTCAGCGCGCCCTTGCGCGAGGCGCCCAGCAGGGTCGCGGCCTCGCAGGCAGGCAGAGCGGCCATCAGGTCGGGATGCAGCAGGCGGCAATCGGGGATCTCGACCAGCACCTCCGAGGCGCGGGCATGAAACCCCACCAGCGTACCCTTCTTGGTCCGCCGCCCGGACAGCACCGCGCGCCGCCGACTGGCGGGGGGCGAGGTCAGGATCGGCCGCACGGATGCCCCGAGCCCCTGCCCGGTCAGCGCCCGTTCCACCACCTGCGTCTTCCAGCCCGCAACGAAGGCGTCCGAGCCATGCTGCAGCGCACAACCACCGCAGGAGGCGAAATGGCGACAGGGCGGCCGCACCCGCTCGACGACCGGCGTCACGATCCGCGGCCGGGCGATGCGGCCCTCCTCGGGCACGCCCTCGATCTCTTCGCCGGGCAAGGCCAGCGCCACGGTCAGACCGTCGCCGGTCAGCCCCTCTCCCCGCAGCGACAACCGCTCCACCAGATGACTCATTCCGCCGCCTCCGTGCCGATGAAGCCCCCCGATTGCCGTGCCCAGAACCGTGCGTAAAGCCCGTCTTTCGCCAGCAACTCGGAATGGCTGCCATCCTCGGCGATGCGACCGTCCTCCAGCACCACGATCCGGTCCATATGGGCGATGGTCGACAGCCGGTGCGCGATGGCGATCACGGTCTTGCCCTCCATCACCCGGTACAGCGTCTGCTGAATCACCGCCTCGACCTCGGAATCGAGCGCCGAGGTCGCCTCGTCCAGCACCAGGATCGGCGCGTCCTTCAGGATCGCCCGGGCCAGCGCCACCCGCTGCCGCTGGCCGCCCGAAAGCTTGACGCCCCGCTCGCCGACATGGGCGTCATAGCCGCGGCGCCCCTCGGGATCCTTCAGATCGAGGATGAAGTCATGCGCCTCGGCCCGTTTCGCCGCCGCGATCATCTCCTCCTCGCCGGCCTCGGGGCGGCCATAGAGGATGTTCTCGCGCACCGAGCGATGCATCAGGCTGGCATCCTGACCGACCATGCCGATCTGTCGGCGCAGGCTTTCCTGGGTGACGCGGGAGATGTCCTGACCGTCGATCAGGATCTGCCCGGCCTCGGGATCGTAGAACCGCAAAAGCAGCTTGACGAGGGTCGATTTACCGGCGCCCGAGCGGCCCACCAGCCCCACCTTCTCGCCCGGTTTCAGCGCCAGCTCGACCCCCTCGAGCCCGCCCGAGCCGCGCCCGTAATGATGGGTCAGGGACCGGAACTCGACCCGCCCCTCGCGGAATTCCAGGTCGGTCGCGTCGGGGGCGTCGACCAGAGCGATCGGCTGGGCGATGGTCTCCATCCCCTCGGCGACGACACCGAGCGAGCGGAAGAAGCTCGACATCGCCCACATGATCCAGCCGGTCATCGAATTCAGCCGGAGCGTCAGAGCCGTCGCCGCCGCCACCACGCCGACGCTGGCCTGCCCCTGCATCCACAGCGCGATGGCCCAGCCCACGACCCCCACGATCAAGAGCCCGTTCAGCACCACCAGCGCCACATCCATGGTGGTGATGATCCGCATCTCGGTGCCGAAGGCCTTGCGCAACCCTTCGATCGCCTCGCGGGCATAGGTCAGTTCGCGGTCGTGATGGGCGAACATCTTGACCGAATGGATGTTGGTATAGGCATCGACCACCCGCCCGGTCAGGGTGCTTCGGGCATCCGACGAAGCCTTCGAGGCCACGCCGACATTTTTCATCGTCCAGCGCACCAGCGCCGCGTAAAGCCCCAGCCAGATCAGCAAGGGCAGCATCAGCCGCGGATCGGCCTGGCCCAGCAGAACCAGCGCGCCGCCGAAATAGGCCAGCGCATAGGCAATCGCGTCGAAGACCTGAAACACCGCCTCGCCCGCCGCGGGCGGGGTCTGCATCTGCCGGTTGGCGATGCGACCGGCAAAGTCGTTCTCGAACCAGCCGACCGACTGACGCAACACATGGGAATGCGCCCGCCAGCGGATCAGCGCGCCGAAATTCGGCATGATCGCGTTGTTCAGCACCGCCGCGTCCAGGGCCTGTATCAAGGGCCGGAGGATCAGGATGAACAGCGCCAGACCGATCAGGGCCGCCCCGTGCTCGTGCCAGACCTGCTCGGGCGCGCCCGAGGACAGAATGTCGACCAGCCGCCCCATCACGTCGATCAGCCATATCTCGACGAAGGCGCTCAGCAGCGACAGCACCGCGGCGATCGCGAAGACCTTGCGGAAGGGCCGCATATAGGCCGCCAGGAACGGCCATAACCGGTTGGGCGGGGTGTCCGTCTGCGCATGCGGCGCATAGGGGTCGATCAGGTTTTCGAAATACCGGAACATGGGATCACGCCTCGCGGAAACTCGCCGCACTCTAGCGCCGCCCCCGCCCCCGGGAAACCAGGTTCCCGGTCCTAGTCGCCGCGCCCCGCCAGGGCGATCAGCGCCGCGCGGTCGAGCCGGAAGTCCGACGCGATCCAGTCCGCCTCAAGACGCTTCAGCATCTGTCCCAGCGCGGGTCCGGAAAACCGCGGCATCAGATCGGCGGCCGCGACCGGAAAGCGCGCTTGGGCGCCACGCGCGATCTCGGCCCCGAGACCTTCGGGCAAGTCCAAACCCAGCGAAGCCGCACGCAGCAGGGCCGCGTCCCGTGCCACCTCGGGCCCGACACGATAGGCCAGCACCGCCGGTCCCTCGCCCGCCGCCGCGCCCTCGACAATACGGCCGAGCCGCCTGGCCTCGGCCTTGCTCAGCCGCAGCCGCCCGGCCACGTCCTCGCCGCCCAGCGCCGCCAGCCGCCGGATCGGATCGGGGGCGAGCGCCAGCGCCGCTTCGAAATGGATCAGGACCGGCAACACCCGCGGATCGGCTCCGGGAAGGGTCCGCGCCAGAACGCCCGTCGCGGCCATCGCCGCGATGCTCGGCCCCGGATCGGCCGCGGCCAGCAGCTTCTTCAGTTCGGCGCCAATCCTTTCGCAGGAAAGCGTCTCTATTCCGGCCGAATTCGTGGCGCAGGCGGCCAGCCCCTCGGGGTCGAGCCCGTTCGACGGATCGCCATACCAGGCATGGAACCGGAAGAAACGCAGGATCCGCAGATAATCCTCGCGGATGCGGGCATCGGCATCGTCGATGAAGCGCAGCCGCCGCGCCCGCAGGTCGGGCATGCCGCCCAGCGGGTCCAGCACCTCGCCCGCGGGGGTGGCGTAAAGCGCGTTCATGGTGAAGTCGCGGCGCCGGGCGTCTTCCTCGGGGCTGTCGGCAAAGGCCACCACCGCCCGACGCCCGAAGGTTTCGACATCGCGGCGGAAGGTCGTCACCTCATGCGGGACATGCGCTGCCACCACCGTCACCGTGCCATGGTCGAACCCGGTCGGCACCGCCTTCAGACCGGCCGCCTGGGCCAGCTCCATCACCTTGCCGGGACGGGCATCGGTGGCGATGTCGATATCGCTCACGGCGACGCCGAGCAGCGCGTTGCGCACGCAGCCACCGACGAACAGCGCCCGGTATCCGGCATCCGTCAGCAGCGCACAGACCGCCTGGGTGTGATCGGCGAAGAATGGGTCGCCCGAGACCCGGGTCACGCAGAGACCCGCTCGGCCAGCGCGCGCAGGATGCGCGCGGTCGCGCCCCAGATGTAATAGGGGCCGTAGGGCACCGTGTAATAATAGCGCCGCTGGCCGCGCCACATCCGGGACTGGATCGAAAAGCGGGCCGGGTCGCTGACATGCGCGAAAGGCACGTCGAACACCTCGTCGACCTCGCCCGCCTCGGGGATACGCGGGAAATCCTCGGCGATCCGGCCCAGAACGGGGGTGACGGTAAAGCCGGTCACGGTCTCATGCGGCGGCATCGTGCCGAGGATCTCGACGCCGGCCTCGGGCAGGCCGATCTCTTCGCGGGCCTCGCGGAGCGCCGCCCGGGGCGCATCCTCGCCCGGCTCGAGCTTGCCGCCGGGAAAGGCGATCTGGCCGGGATGATGCTTGAGCCGGGACGAGCGTTTCGTCAGCACCAGCCGGGTCCCGCCCGGCGCGGGCCAGAACGCCACCAGCACCGCCGCCGGGCGCAGCACCCGGCCCTCGGGCAGGACGAAACCGGGGTTCAGGTCATGATCCGAGGTCTCGCATCCCGGCCGGGCCAGCGCCGCGGCGAGCCCGTCGAACGGATCACTCGGCATCGGGGTCCTTCTCCGCCTCGAAGCCGAGCGTCGCGGGGTCAAGCTCGTAATGCGCGCCGCAGAACTGGCAATCGGCGGTGACGATACCCTCGGGCGTCGTCATGTGACCGATATCCTTGGCCGAATAGATCGACAGGCTCTGCCGCACCCGGTCCTCGGAGCAGGTACAGCCGAACTGCACCCGCTGCGGGTCGAAGACGCGGGGCCGTTCCTCGTGAAACAGCCGCACCAGCAGATCGGTCGGATGCACGCGCGGGCCGACCAGCTCGATCTCCTCGACCGTGTCGAGCAGGATATTGGCGCGGCTCCAGTTCTCGGCCTGATCGCCTTCCAGCATGTCCTCGGCCTGCAGCAGACCCTCGTCGCCGCTGCCGCCCTCGGGGGTCTGCGGGATCGAGGCCTTGGGCATCATCTGCAGCATCACCCCGCCCGCGCGCCAGTGTTCGTCCTTGTCCGCCCCGGGCAGGATCGCGCGGCCGAAACTGAGCGCGAAACGGGTGGGAAGCTGTTCGGACTGCGCGAAATAGGTCTCTGCACAGGCCGAAAGCGAGCCCCCGGAAATCGGCGTGATGCCCTGATAAGGCACCGTCCCCGCGCCCTGGTCGAGCAGCACGGCGAAATAACCCTGACCGATCTGCGAAAACGGGTCGGCCCCAGCATCCAGCCGATCCTCGTCGAAACTGGCATAGGCGCGGATCCGCGCCGGGGCACCGTCTTCGGTGGGCGCGTAGTAATCCGTCGCGATCAGCCGCGCGGGACCGTCGCCGCGCACCTGCAGGCTGAGCTTCCAGCGCAGCTTGATGGTCTGGCCGATCAGCGCGGTCAGCAAGGCGGTCTCGGCCACCAGCGCCTCGATGGCGGGCGGGTAGTCATGTTGCGCCAGCACGCGGTCGAGCACGCCGTCCAGACGGGCGACCCGTCCGCGCACATCGCTGCGGTCAAGCTGGAAGGGCAGGACGGTATCGTCCCAGGCGATCTGCGATCCGATGGACATGGGGTTTCCTTGGGGTCTGGGCCTTGCCATACCCGCCTTATATAGAGGCGGAAAGGCAAGCACAAAGAGGCGGCGATGATCCGGAGATACGGCGAGACGGTGCAACGCGACCGGCGCTACAGGTTCCGGCCGGGCGCCTATGCGCTGCTCGAACGCGACGGAATGCTGCTGCTGACCCATCAACAGGCGCCGGTTCCGGAATACCAGCTTCCGGGCGGCGGCATCGATCTGGGCGAATCGCCGATCCAGGCGCTGCATCGCGAAGTCTTCGAGGAAACCGGCTGGCGAATCGCGCTGCGGCGCAGGCTGGGCGCGTTCCGCCGTTTCACCTTCATGCCCGAATACGAGATCTGGGCCGAGAAGCTCTGCACCGTCTATCTGGGCCGGCCCGTCCGCCCCCATGGTGCGCCGGGCGAGCCCGGCCATACCGCCGTCTGGATGCCGCCCGACATGGCGCTCGGGCGGCTGGGCAATGCCGGCGACCGCGCGATGCTGCATCGCTGGCTGGGGCAGATCCGCTAGCCGAACTCGAACAGGACCGCCGAGACGTCATCGGGAAACTCGTCTCGCCCGGCAAAGAAGGTCAGCCCCGCCTGGATCGCATCGAGAAAGGCCGGGCCGCGCGTGGCGGCATGGGTCTCGATCAGGAACCGCAACCCGTCATCGCCAAGCTGCGCGCCGTCCGGAGCCGGGCATTCGGTGATACCGTCCGAGACCAGAAGCAGCCGGTCGCCCGGCCGCAGCCCGACCTCGCAGCCCTCGAAACCGGCGCCCGGGATCAGCCCGAGCGGCAGGCCCCCATCGCCGAGACAATCGAGGCTGCCATCGGCCCGACACAGCACCGGATGCGGATGGCCCGCCTGGACAAAGCGCATCCGCCCGGTATCGAGCGTCACGATGGCCAGCAGAAGCGTGAAGTAATGCTCGGTCTCGATATCCTCGAGGAACAGCCTGTTGAGATGCGCGGCGACCTCCTCGGGCGGGCGGGCGCGGTACTGCCCGCCGGGCGCGGGTTCCAGCGCGATGTTCTGGTCGGGCGAGCGCGAGCCCAGAAGCCCGGCCAGACGCGCGGTCAGCATGGCCGAACTGATGCCATGACCCGAGACATCGGCCGAGAACAGCCCGACCTCGCCGGGACCGGCAGGAAAGAAACCGACCAGATCGCCGCCGACATGGCCGCAGGGGCGCAAAAGCAGCGACACTTCGGAGGCGCCGAACCGGCGGTGGCGTTCGGGCACCAGCGATTGCTGCAACTTGCGGGCCTCGGCCAGATCGCGGTCGAGCGCGTCGTAAAGCGTGCGCAACTCGGCCAGCGCGTCGGTCAGCTGACGGTTCTTGTCGCGCAGCTGATGTTCCATCCTCAGGATGCGTTCGCCCGAGGCGATGCGCGCGCGCAGCTCGCTGGAATTGACCGGCTTGGTGAGGAATTCATCGGCCCCGACATCCAGCCCGTGGATCATCTCGACGGTTTCGGATTTCGAGGTCAGCAGAATGAAATAACCGTAGCTTTCGCGCGGCAGAGCCCGGAAGGCCCGGCAGAATTCGGGCCCGTCCATGCCCGGCATCATCCAGTCGCTGATGATCAGGTCGACCGGCTGCGCGCGACAGATCTCAAGCGCCTCCTCGCCCGAACCGCATTCGGCGACGTCATATCCCCAACGCTCCAGCAAGGCGCGCAGGATACGCCGCTGCAGGCGGCTGTCATCGACCAGAAGCACCAGCCGGACGAGGCTGGAACCGGTCGGGTCGAGAGGATGCGTGTCTGGCTGGGCGTTCACGGGAGTCCCGGTCCTGATCTGCGATCGTGCATAAAGGCGTCGACTTAACGCCCCATGAATGTGCGAATTCGACCCATCTGCCCGGGTAGGGATAAGAAGACGTTAAGCCGTGTTCCTTAGCGTCGGATCCCGGAACGGATAGGACAAGCCGATGGAGTATGTGTGATGATCGACTGGACTCGCGTTGACGAATTGCGTTGCGAAGTCGGCGAAGACGCCTTCGACGAGGTGCTGGAACTGTTTCTCGAAGAGGTCGACGAGGTGATCGGCCGTCTGGACCCGGAACGCGACCCGGCCGATCTGGCGGCCGACCTGCATTTCGTGCGCGGCTCGGCGCTCAATCTCGGCTTGAGGGATTTCTGCATGCGCTGCCAGGGCATCGAGCATCAGCTTGCGCAACGCGAAAGCATCGATCTCGCGCCCTTGCTTGCGGCCTATGCCGGCTCGAAGGCCGAGCTTCTGACCCGGGCCCGGACCCGGCGCGACGTCGCCTGACCCGGATCCCGGCCCCCGGTCAGATCAGGAAATCGGCCAGCGTCGGGTCGTCGGTGATGTCGCGATAGGTCAGGCCCTGCGCGTCCATGCGCGCGAAGAGCGCGCTGAAATTGCGGGCTTCGGCGGTTTCGATCCCGATCAGGACAGTGCCGAAATTGCGGGCCGACTTCTTGAGATACTCGAACCGGGCGATATCGTCCTGCGGTCCCAGCAGGTCGAGAAAGTCGCGCAGCGCGCCGGGCCGCTGCGGCATCCGCAGAATGAAATACTTCTTCAGCCCGGAAAACCGCTGGGCGCGTTCCTTGACCTCGGGCAGCCGCTCGAAATCGAAATTGCCGCCCGAGGTGACGCAGATCACCGACTTGCCCGCGATCTCGTCGGCAAGCTCGGGCAACACGTCGATCGACATCGCGCCGGCGGGCTCCAGCACGATCCCCTCGACATTCAGCAATTCGAGGATGGTGGTGCAGACCCGGTCCTCGGGCGCGCGCAGCACATGCGCCGGGTCGATGCCCTTAAGCCGGTCGAAGGTCCGCGCCCCGATCCGCGCCACCGCCGCCCCGTCGACGAAAGTGTCGACCCCGGGCAGCGTCACCGGCGCGCCCTCGGCCAGCGCCGCGGTCAGCGAGGCGCCGCCCACCGGCTCGACGAAGCGGAACCCGATCCCGGGCGCGGTCTCGCGCAGGAACGACACCACCCCGGCCGCCAGACCGCCGCCGCCCACCGGCAGGATCACCATGTCGGGCGTGTGATAAAGCACCGACATCAGCTCGACCGCGACCGAGGCCTGGCCCTCGATCACGTCCTCGTCGTCGAAGGGGGCGAGGAAATGGCCCCCGACCTCGCGGCAATAGCCCTGGGCCGAGGCCAGCGTGTCGTCGAAATAATCGCCGGTCAGCCGGATCTCGATATTGTCGCCGCCGAACAGGCGGGTCTTGCCGATTTTCTGCTGCGGCGTCGTCACCGGCATGAAGATCACGCCGCGCACGCCGAAATGGCGGCAGGCGAAGGCCACGCCCTGGGCATGGTTGCCCGCGCTCGCACAGACGAAGACCGGCGGCTCGTCCGCCGCCGCCAGCACCTTGCGCATGGCGTTGAAGGCACCGCGCAGCTTGTAGGACCGCACCGGGCTGAGGTCCTCGCGCTTGAGCCAGATATCGGCCTTGTAGCGTTCGGACAGATGCAGGTTGCGTTGCAGCGGTGTGGGCGGGAACAGCGCGCGCATCGCCTTTTCGGCAGCACGGGCCTTTGCGGCGAAATCGGTCATGGCGCAGCATTGGCGCGGATCGGCACCGGGTGCAAGCGGCGCCGAGGTCCCCATATCGCGGGTTCCCTTGCCCTGTCGCCGGAAAAGGGCTATCCGCCGCGCGTTGTCCGACAGTCGAAAGGTGGCCCCATGTCCACGCCGAAAACCGCGCCCAAGAAAGTTGTCCTGGCCTATTCGGGGGGGCTCGACACCTCGATCATCCTGAAATGGCTGCAAACCGAATATGGCTGCGAGGTGGTCACCTTCACCGCCGATCTCGGTCAGGGCGAAGAGCTGGAACCCGCCCGCAAGAAGGCCGAGATGATGGGCGCCAAGGAGATCTTCATCGAGGATCTTCGCGAGGAATTCGTCCGCGACTTCGTGTTCCCGATGTTCCGGGCCAACGCGGTCTATGAGGGGCTGTACCTCCTGGGCACCTCGATCGCGCGCCCGCTGATCTCCAAGCGGCTGATCGAGATCGCCGAGGCGACCGGCGCCGATGCGGTGGCCCATGGCGCCACCGGCAAGGGCAACGACCAGGTGCGCTTCGAACTGGCCGCCTATGCGCTGAACCCCGACATCAAGGTCATCGCCCCCTGGCGCGAATGGGACCTGACCAGCCGCACCAAGCTTCTGGACTTCGCCGAACAGAACCAGATCCCGATCGCCAAGGACAAGCGCGGCGAGGCGCCCTTCTCGGTCGATGCGAACCTTCTGCACACCTCCTCCGAGGGCAAGGTTCTGGAAAACCCCGCCGAGGACGCGCCCGACTATGTCTATCAGCGCACGGTCAATCCCGAGGACGCCCCGAACGAGCCCGAATTCATCGAAGTGACCTTCGAGAAGGGCGACGCGGTCGCGATCAATGGCGAGGCGATGTCGCCTGCAACCGTTCTGACCAAGCTGAACGAGCTGGGCGGCAAGCATGGCATCGGCCGGCTGGACCTGGTCGAGGGCCGTTTCGTCGGCATGAAGTCGCGCGGCATCTACGAGACCCCCGGCGGCACCGTCCTGCTGGAAGCCCATCGCGGCATCGAGCAGATCACGCTGGACCGCGGCGCGGCGCATCTGAAAGACGAGCTGATGCCGAAATATGCCGAGCTGATCTATAACGGCTTCTGGTTCAGCCCCGAACGCGAGATGCTGCAGGCGCTGATCGACAAGAGCCAGGAGCATGTCTCGGGCACCGTCCGGCTGAAGCTTTACAAGGGCTCGGCACGCACCGTCGGCCGCTGGTCCGAGGCCTCGCTCTATTCCGAAAGCCACGTCACCTTCGAGGATGACGCGGGCGCCTATGACCAGAAGGACGCCGCCGGTTTCATCAAGCTGAACGCGCTGCGGCTGCGGCTGCTGGCGATGCGGAACCGCAAGCTCAAGGGCTGAGCCCTTCGCGGGACCGGCCAAACCGTGCCGGTCCCGCCTTCGTGAGCTCACGCGCTTGTGGGTTTCACGGCCATTTGCCGGATGCCTATCCTTCTTCCCGAAGCGGAAAAGGAAGACGGGCAAAGGAAGACCGGCCATGGCGATGTCCCTCAAGACGATAAAACCGGTCCTGCTGATTTGCGCGCTCGTGCTCGGCTACATGGCCGAGGGCGCCAAGGCCAGAGCCGCCGAGGCGGAAACGGCGATCTTCGCGGGCGGCTGCTTCTGGTGCGTCGAGGCCGATTTCGAAAGCGTTCCGGGCGTGAGCGGGGTGGTCTCGGGCTATACCGGCGGCGATGTCGAGGACCCGAGCTACCGGCAGGTGGCGCGCGGCGGCACCGGCCATGTCGAGGCTGTCGAGATCACCTATGACCCGGCCGTCATCAGCTATGAAAAGCTTGTCTCGCTGTTCTTCCGTTCGGTCGATCCGACCGATGCGGGCGGCCAGTTCTGCGACCGGGGCAAGACCTATACGACCGCAATTTTCGTCTCTGATCCGGCCGAAAGACGCGTGGCCGAACAGGCGAAGGCCGACGCCGGACAGGCCCTCGGCGCGCCAGTCGCGACCGAGATCCGGCCCGCCGCGACCTTCTGGCCGGCCGAGGCCTATCACCAGGACTATTACCGGAGCCGCGCGCTGATCCTGACCCGCTTCGGGCCGAAGACCAAGGCCGAGGCCTACAAGCTCTACCGCAAGGCCTGCGGCCGCGACGAGAGGGTGCGCGCACTCTGGGGCGACGCAGCCCCCTTCGCCGGGTCGTGAGGGCTCAGCCCACTTCGCAGGCCGCCAGCAGCGACATGTTCAGGATGTCGTTGACCGTCGAGACCGTGGAACAGATCTGGATCGGCTTCTCGACGCCCGCGAGGATCGGACCGATCACCGTGGCCCCCGCCATTTCCTGCATCAGCTTGACCGAGATCGAGGCCGAATGCCGGGCCGGCACCACCAGCACATTGGCCGGTCCCGACAGGCGGCAGAACGGATAGCGCGCCATCGCGGTCGGGTTCAGCGCCACATCGACGGTCATCTCGCCGTCGAATTCGAAATCGACCCCGCGTTTCGCCAGTACCTCGGAGGCGCGATGCATCTTGGTCGCGCGCTCGCTGACCGGATAGCCGAAGGTCGAGAAGCTGAGGAAGGCCACCCGCGGCTCGATGCCGAGGCTGCGCGCCACTTCGGCGGCATGGACCGCGATATTGGCCAGATCCTCTTCCTCGGGCCATTCATGGACCAGCGTATCGGCGATGAAGACGATCTTGCCCTTGTGCAGAAGCGCGGTGATGCCGACCGCACCGTCCTGGGCGCGGGCATCGAAGACATGGTTGATGAGCTCGAGCACATGGGCCGATTTGCGCGTCGCCCCGGTCACCAGCGCATCGCCATGGCCATGCGCCAGCATCAGCGCCGAGAACACATGCCGGTCGCGCGCGGCAAGCCGGTTGATGTCATGGGTGTCGAAGCCCTTGCGCTGCAGCCGCTGATACAGGAACGAGCGATAGGCCTCTAGATGGCGGGTATTGGCGGCATTGACCACCTCGATCTCGCGAT
The genomic region above belongs to Rhodovulum sulfidophilum DSM 1374 and contains:
- a CDS encoding Hpt domain-containing protein, whose protein sequence is MIDWTRVDELRCEVGEDAFDEVLELFLEEVDEVIGRLDPERDPADLAADLHFVRGSALNLGLRDFCMRCQGIEHQLAQRESIDLAPLLAAYAGSKAELLTRARTRRDVA
- the msrA gene encoding peptide-methionine (S)-S-oxide reductase MsrA, which translates into the protein MAMSLKTIKPVLLICALVLGYMAEGAKARAAEAETAIFAGGCFWCVEADFESVPGVSGVVSGYTGGDVEDPSYRQVARGGTGHVEAVEITYDPAVISYEKLVSLFFRSVDPTDAGGQFCDRGKTYTTAIFVSDPAERRVAEQAKADAGQALGAPVATEIRPAATFWPAEAYHQDYYRSRALILTRFGPKTKAEAYKLYRKACGRDERVRALWGDAAPFAGS
- the ilvA gene encoding threonine ammonia-lyase IlvA — protein: MTDFAAKARAAEKAMRALFPPTPLQRNLHLSERYKADIWLKREDLSPVRSYKLRGAFNAMRKVLAAADEPPVFVCASAGNHAQGVAFACRHFGVRGVIFMPVTTPQQKIGKTRLFGGDNIEIRLTGDYFDDTLASAQGYCREVGGHFLAPFDDEDVIEGQASVAVELMSVLYHTPDMVILPVGGGGLAAGVVSFLRETAPGIGFRFVEPVGGASLTAALAEGAPVTLPGVDTFVDGAAVARIGARTFDRLKGIDPAHVLRAPEDRVCTTILELLNVEGIVLEPAGAMSIDVLPELADEIAGKSVICVTSGGNFDFERLPEVKERAQRFSGLKKYFILRMPQRPGALRDFLDLLGPQDDIARFEYLKKSARNFGTVLIGIETAEARNFSALFARMDAQGLTYRDITDDPTLADFLI
- a CDS encoding argininosuccinate synthase, coding for MSTPKTAPKKVVLAYSGGLDTSIILKWLQTEYGCEVVTFTADLGQGEELEPARKKAEMMGAKEIFIEDLREEFVRDFVFPMFRANAVYEGLYLLGTSIARPLISKRLIEIAEATGADAVAHGATGKGNDQVRFELAAYALNPDIKVIAPWREWDLTSRTKLLDFAEQNQIPIAKDKRGEAPFSVDANLLHTSSEGKVLENPAEDAPDYVYQRTVNPEDAPNEPEFIEVTFEKGDAVAINGEAMSPATVLTKLNELGGKHGIGRLDLVEGRFVGMKSRGIYETPGGTVLLEAHRGIEQITLDRGAAHLKDELMPKYAELIYNGFWFSPEREMLQALIDKSQEHVSGTVRLKLYKGSARTVGRWSEASLYSESHVTFEDDAGAYDQKDAAGFIKLNALRLRLLAMRNRKLKG